One Chionomys nivalis chromosome 4, mChiNiv1.1, whole genome shotgun sequence genomic region harbors:
- the Hepacam gene encoding hepatic and glial cell adhesion molecule, with product MKRERGALFRASRALHLAPFVYLLLIQPVPLEGVNITSPVRLIHGTVGKSALLSVQYSSTSSDKPVVKWQLKRDKPVTVVQSIGTEVIGTLRPDYRDRIRLFENGSLLLSDLQLADEGTYEVEISITDDTFTGEKTINLTVDVPISRPQVLVASTTVLELSEAFTLNCSHENGTKPSYTWLKDGKPLLNDSRMLLSPDQKVLTITRVLMEDDDLYSCVVENPISQVRSLPVKITVYRRSSLYIILSTGGIFLLVTLVTVCACWKPSKKSRKKRKLEKQNSLEYMDQNDDRLKSEADTLPRSGEQERKNPMALYILKDKDSPEQDENTVTEPRSTTEPGPPGYSVSPPVPGRSPGLPIRSARRYPRSPARSPATGRTHTSPPRAPSSPGRSRSASHTLRTAGVHRIREQDESGQVEISA from the exons TCCCCCTGGAGGGGGTGAACATCACCAGTCCAGTACGTCTGATCCACGGCACGGTGGGGAAGTCGGCCCTGCTTTCTGTGCAGTACAGCAGCACCAGCAGCGACAAGCCTGTGGTGAAATGGCAGCTGAAGCGTGACAAGCCAGTGACTGTGGTGCAGTCTATAGGCACAGAGGTCATCGGCACTCTGAGGCCTGACTATCGAGACCGTATTCGGCTCTTTGAAAATGGCTCCTTGCTTCTCAGCGACCTGCAGCTGGCGGATGAGGGAACCTATGAAGTGGAGATCTCCATCACTGATGATACCTTCACAGGAGAGAAGACCATCAATCTCACAGTAGATG TGCCCATTTCAAGACCACAGGTGTTAGTGGCTTCAACCACTGTGCTGGAGCTCAGCGAGGCCTTCACCCTCAACTGCTCCCATGAGAATGGTACCAAACCCAGCTACACCTGGCTGAAGGACGGCAAACCCCTCCTCAATGACTCCCGAATGCTCCTGTCCCCTGACCAAAAGGTGCTCACCATCACCCGAGTCCTCATGGAGGATGATGACCTGTACAGCTGTGTGGTGGAGAACCCTATCAGCCAGGTCCGAAGCTTGCCTGTCAAGATCACCGTGTACA GACGAAGCTCCCTCTATATCATCTTGTCTACAggaggcatctttctccttgtGACCCTGGTGACAGTCTGTGCCTGCTGGAAACCCTCCAAAAAGTCTAG gaagaagaggaagttggaAAAGCAAAACTCTTTGGAATACATGGATCAGAACGATGACCGCCTAAAATCAGAAG CAGACACCCTGCCCCGAAGTGGAGAACAGGAGCGGAAGAACCCAATGGCACTCTATATCCTGAAAGACAAG GACTCTCCGGAGCAGGATGAGAACACCGTTACAGAGCCTCGGAGCACTACAGAACCAGGCCCACCTGGCTACTCTGTGTCACCACCAGTGCCGGGCCGCAGTCCGGGACTGCCCATCCGCTCAGCCCGCCGCTACCCTCGCTCCCCAGCGCGCTCCCCCGCCACCGGCCGGACGCACACGTCACCGCCACGGGCCCCAAGCTCGCCCGGCCGCTCGCGCAGTGCCTCGCACACACTCCGGACTGCGGGCGTGCACAGAATCCGCGAGCAGGACGAGTCTGGGCAGGTGGAGATCAGTGCCTGA